In a single window of the Anaerocolumna cellulosilytica genome:
- a CDS encoding flagellar basal body-associated FliL family protein, which translates to MKKNLLTIIILAIGILNMVLAAVLVFAVVPTTMRTNELISKVATSIDLELEGTDEKSKAVDIKDIEVYQFPTDLTVNLKNTTVNSTTSNNSTTSNNSTTAVNSKNHYALVSVSLSINTKAKDYKALQPKVETNLSVLKEIVSDQVRSYTMQEINTVETKSKLKEDILLKIQEYFDSDFIFSVSLNMVTE; encoded by the coding sequence ATGAAAAAGAATCTCTTGACAATTATAATATTAGCAATTGGAATATTAAATATGGTACTTGCTGCTGTACTTGTATTTGCAGTAGTTCCGACAACCATGAGAACAAATGAACTGATATCTAAAGTGGCTACTTCTATTGACTTGGAGTTAGAAGGCACAGATGAAAAAAGTAAGGCAGTAGATATAAAGGATATTGAAGTATATCAATTTCCCACTGATTTAACAGTTAATCTAAAGAATACAACTGTTAACAGTACTACCTCTAATAATAGTACTACCTCTAATAATAGTACTACAGCTGTTAACAGTAAAAATCATTATGCGTTGGTTTCTGTGTCTTTATCTATTAACACGAAGGCTAAGGACTATAAGGCACTTCAGCCAAAGGTGGAGACCAATTTAAGTGTACTAAAAGAAATTGTTAGTGATCAAGTTAGAAGTTATACGATGCAGGAGATTAATACAGTTGAAACAAAAAGTAAATTGAAAGAAGATATTTTGTTAAAAATTCAGGAATACTTTGACTCTGATTTTATATTTAGCGTATCACTGAATATGGTAACAGAATAA
- the fliM gene encoding flagellar motor switch protein FliM: MGDVLSQNEIDNLLKALSSGELDADEFKGNGERAVKNYDFARPSKFSKEHLRTLEIIFEHYGRLLSTNLPAYFRKNVQVEVINSEAVAYSEFTNALSNPVLLGIIDFSPLEGNIIIELADNLGYAMVDRMLGGGGSPLEKAREFTEIELIIIERIFNVCTNLLSEPWNNVIQLEPRLTRIETNSQFAQIIAPSEMISIVTMNIKIGNVEGMMNVCLPYACLESVVDKLNTKYWFSTMQVKDDDSYQEFIEMAISKAKVPIKAVLGKSAISVNDFLGLQIGDIIKLNTKTDDELDIYVGNINKFKALPGASSDTYAVRISSIIREE; encoded by the coding sequence ATGGGCGACGTCTTGTCTCAAAATGAGATTGACAATCTGCTTAAGGCGTTAAGCAGTGGTGAACTAGACGCGGACGAATTTAAGGGGAACGGCGAAAGAGCTGTTAAAAATTATGATTTTGCCAGACCATCAAAATTCTCAAAAGAGCACCTTAGAACTTTAGAGATAATATTTGAACATTATGGGAGATTGCTTTCTACGAATTTACCGGCTTACTTTAGAAAAAATGTACAAGTGGAGGTAATAAATTCTGAAGCAGTCGCATACTCAGAGTTTACAAATGCATTATCTAACCCAGTACTATTAGGTATAATAGATTTTTCACCTTTGGAAGGGAATATAATTATAGAGCTTGCTGACAATCTGGGTTATGCTATGGTTGACCGGATGTTAGGTGGCGGTGGTTCTCCCTTAGAAAAAGCAAGAGAATTTACTGAAATTGAGTTAATTATTATAGAACGAATTTTTAATGTATGTACAAATCTGCTCAGTGAGCCATGGAATAATGTGATTCAATTGGAACCCAGGCTTACAAGGATTGAGACAAATTCTCAATTTGCTCAGATTATAGCTCCTAGTGAGATGATTTCTATCGTTACTATGAACATAAAGATTGGTAATGTAGAAGGGATGATGAACGTCTGTTTGCCATATGCATGTTTGGAGAGTGTAGTAGATAAGTTAAATACGAAATATTGGTTCTCAACAATGCAAGTAAAAGATGATGACAGTTATCAGGAATTTATTGAAATGGCTATATCCAAAGCAAAAGTTCCGATTAAAGCAGTTCTTGGCAAAAGCGCAATTTCTGTCAATGACTTTTTAGGGCTGCAAATAGGAGATATTATCAAGTTAAATACAAAAACCGATGATGAATTAGATATTTACGTAGGTAACATAAATAAATTCAAGGCGTTACCAGGCGCATCTTCAGATACTTATGCAGTAAGAATTTCATCAATTATCAGAGAGGAGTAA